CGGGCGTGTGGATCTCGTCGGCGATCATGATCCTGCCGGCCTCGTCGATCCCAAATTCGTACTTCGTATCGACAAGGATCAGACCGCGCTCCCGAGCCATTTCCCGCCCCTTCGCGAAGAGCGCGAGAGCGTAGTCGGAGACCGTCTGCCACTGCTCCGCGCTGAGAAGCCCGCGCTCAACGATCTCCTGCGCGGTCAGGGGCTCGTCGTGTCCGCCGTCGAAAGCCTTGGTGGTGGGCGTGATGATGGTCTGCGGCAACTTCTCGTTATCGCGCATGCCGTCGAGCAGGCGAATGCCGTACATCTCGCGCTGTCCCGTCTTGTAAAGCGAGAGGATCGAGGTGCCGGTCGTACCCGCGAGATAATCGCGGACCACGATCTCTACGGGCAGGATCGTGAGCCTGCGTCCGACCAGCACGTTCGGATCCGGATACTCGATCACGTGGTTGGGGCAGATCGCCGCCGTCGCCTCGAACCAGAACTTGGCGGTTTGCGTCAGCACCTGCCCTTTCAGGGGAATGGCCGCGAGGTTCCGGTCGAAAGCGCTGATGCGGTCCGACGCGATGATGATCCGGCGCCCGTCGGGCAGGTCGTAATTATCGCGCACCTTGCCGCGATAGTGGTTCGGCAGTTCCGGGATGGTCGCCTCCTCGAGGACGTAACCGGCATAAGCTCCAAGGGCTGCTTTATCCACCATGCTCACCTGCCAAGGATTTCGAGGGCCGCGCTGCGGCGGCGTGATGGCGGTGTTCTAAACCGAAATCCGGTGCATGCTAGGCCCCAGGCGCCGAAATGCGGCACTTTCTCGTGAACGGCCGGCGGGCTACTGGCCGGCTCTCGCATCCCGGCGATAGGTCGCGTTGAGGCCTGACAGGGTCACGGAGGTCTCATAGCCCTGGGCGTCGATGATGGTCCATTGCTTGAGGGCATTGGCCCGGCTGTCGAAGCGCAGGGTTATCTTCGAGGTGCCGCCGAGGGTGGCACTGTCGTCGAACCGGACCGTGACCATGCCGTCGCGCCCGACCTGCACGTCACGGACCTTCGTGTCCCTCGACAGGTCGATGTTGTCCTGAACCAGAAATTTTAAGGGCGTCTGGCTGACGGGATAGACATCGTTCGTGCCGAGCTTCTTGTCGCGAATGGCGACGTTGCGACCGTCCGAGATCACCTCGAGAGTACTCGGCGGGGAATAGGCGAAGTGGAACTGGCCCGGGCGGCGCATGGAAAGCGTGCCTTCGGCCTGCTGGCCATTCGGATTCTTCTGAACGAAATAAGCCGACATCACGTCGATGCTGTTGAAATAGGCATTGATCCGGTCGAGAGCCTCCTCGGGCGTGCGTGGGCCGGGAGGCGAGGTCGGCGTCGGTGAGGAAGACGGCGCGGCGACGGAGGTTGGAGCAGGCGCCACAGGCTGTGCCGGGGTGGTGCGGGCAGGCTTGGGCGGCTCCGCAACCTTGGCCGGAGGCGGTGCGGCGGGCTTGGGCGGTTCGGCCGATGCCTGGACAGGCGTCTCAGGAGCAGATTTCTGCGGCTCTGGGGCAACCGGTTTTGCTTCGACTTTCGCGGCAGCCGGCGCAGGTTGCGGCTCTGGTTTCGCCACCGTCTGCGGGGCGGCCTGGGGCTGCGGTTTCGCGGCCCGCTGGGGCTGAGGTTTTTGAGCCGTCGCTTTCGGCTTCGGAGCTGGCTGAGGCCGTGCCTGCGGCTGGGCCTGGGCGCGCGGGGCGGCCGGAGCTTGGGGCGCCGCTTGCGGTGCAACCGGGGGGGCAGCCTGCTGAGGGGCGCTCTCGACCGAAGCCGCCGGCTTCTTGAAGACGCCGTCGAGGAAGCGGGTCAGTGGATCCGATGCCTGCTGGGCAGCGGCAGGAGTGAGGCACGCAAGGGCGAAAGCCAGACCGAGAATGCAACGCGAGGACAAATGGAGCATGACGCCAGAGCTAACCTGAAAAATCATCGATGGTCGTGCGCAAAAGCACGGCGCAGCAATGCTTTATGGCCTGGATAAGAGGCTGAATGAAGGCAGGAGCCTTGCAGGCAAAACCGAGTCGTGTCCAGAGCGGGCGTCCATCTCGCACCCTTAAGCGGCATCCGCCAGCTCTTCCTCGTCCGCCATGGGGCGGGCGGCGCAGGCCAGGGCTTGGGCGTCCGCAGGCGGACGGCTGCTTCTTCTTGCCCTTGGCGGGCTTCGCCTTGGCGTTCAGCCCCCTCCACCAGCCCTGCCAGCTCCAGGCGCCGGGGCCCATCAGTCCGTAGAAGAGGAGGCCGGCGAGAACACCGAGATGGGACAGGAAGATCGCCTGCTCGGCCTGGCGGTTCAGGCCGCCATAGTCCCAGAACCGGTGCATGGTCCCGGTTGTCACCACAAGGGCCGCGATGAGAACGGAGGCGCTCAGGCGCGGCGCGAAGCCGAAGATGAGAGCCAGGGGCCCGAACACTTCGGCCAGGACGATCATGGTCGCCACCACATCGCCATAGGGCATGCCCTTCAGGGTCAGCGTGGCGGCAAGCCCGGAGATGTTCGACAGGCGCCCGATGGCAACCGGCAGAAAGCAGCCTGCCAGCAGCAGGCGGTTCAGCAGCAGAATTCCATTGATGCCCGCTCCCCTGCCCTCGCCCATGCCTTTGCCCTCCAGCTCACCGTTTCAGTGGCGCCGGGAATCGTCCCCGCGCCTGACGAGCATTTGAGGCAGAGGTTCTTAACCCGACCTTATCGGGAGCCGGCAATCCACCGGACTTCAGAGCTTCAGGTTCCGCTCCCGCAACATGCTTTCCCAACGCAGGGAGTGATCCACGATCGTGGCGAGATCGTCATGCCGGGGCTCCCAGCCGAGCTTCGACCGGATGCGGGTCGGATCGGCCACGATGCTCGCCGGGTCACCGGCCCGGCGCGGTCCGATCCGCGCCTCGACGGGCTTGCCGGAGACCTTCCGCACGGTCTCGATGACCTCGGACACGGAATAGCCGTGTCCATAGCCGCAGTTCATGACGAGGCTCTCGCCGCCCTGGTCAAGATGGTTCAGCGCCTGCATATGGGCCGCAATCAGGTCGCTTACATGAATGTAGTCGCGAATGCAGGTGCCGTCCGGCGTCGGGTAATCCGTGCCGTAGACCTCCATGTGGGAGCGCATACCGAGCGCCGTCTGCACGGCCACCTTGATCAGGTGAGTGGCGTTCGCCGTCGATTGGCCGTGGCGCATCAGGGGATCGGCTCCCGCCACGTTGAAGTAACGCAGGGCCACGTAGCGCATGCCATGGGCGGCTGCGACGTCGCGCAGCATGATTTCCGTCAACTGCTTGGAGCTTCCGTAGGGTGAGAGAGGTCCCAGAGGCGCATTCTCGTCGATGGGCTTGTCGGATGTGTCGCCATAGACGGCCGCCGTCGACGAGAACACGAATTTCTTGACGCCGGCGGCAACGGCCGCCGCCATGAGGGCTCGGCTTTTGACGGTGTTGTTCAGGTAGTAGCCCAGCGGGTCGGAGACCGATTCCGGTACGATCAGCTTGGCGGCGAAATGGGCGATGGCGTCGATGCGATGCTGTTGAAGCGTCCGGAGAACCAGCTCGAAATCGCCCACATCGCCGACGACCAGAGGCACACCTTCAGGCACCGACCAGCGAAAGCCGGTCGAGAGATTATCGAACACGATGGGATTGTGGCCCGCGTCAAGCAGCGCAAGCACCATGTGGCCGCCGATATATCCTGCTCCGCCTGTGACGAGAACGTTCATGAAATCTCCTGGAAGCCCATCTCGCATGTGAACCATGCTGGCTTTATTCGTTCAAAGTTTCTAGATCGAGTCGATCCTGACGACAGGAAGGCTAGGGCATCGCGTGGAAAAGTGTATCGGGCATTTCGCTGCCTCGACCTTTGCGCCGCCCTGGAAGAAGAGTGACAGCCCAAAGGTAGCTCCTACCGATGGACCTGAGACTCCGGCGGAGCGCGAGCGAGAGGGTGCAGGATGGATGATCGCAGGGAATATTGGTGGGTCAGCTATGAGTCCAGAATCCAACCCGCCGAGGTCGATTTCGTCGGCGGCATCCCCGTGGGCTTCAGGTTCATCGGATGGGCGGCAGCATCCCCGCCGCGTCGGCTGAACTGATCGAGCGCCTGCCGGCCCTCCCGCCCCGTCATACGCCCCTCCGCGCCCCAGCCGGTCCCGGCTCAACCGCAGCGGAAAGGTTCGTGGCTCTGGCTGATCGGCATTCTCCTGCTGATCCTCGTGGCTCAGTGCTCAGGATCTCTCTTCGATCTCCTCAAGTGACGGGAGGTCGAGACCGACCGCCCATTCCGGTCGGATCGCTCTCAACGGACGGCCGCGAATCGCGCCGGCTCATGATCGCGGGCCTGCTCGATGCGCTGGCCCAGCACGTCCGAGAGCTGCGCGGCCGCCTTCGATGCCCGCTCGCGCACGGCCGCATCCACGAGGGTACCGTCGATGAAATTGCTCTCGCTCGCATAGACGGCCGTCGGGATGGTGAGCGCCTCGAAGAAGCCGAACAGCGGGCGAAGGTAGTGCTCGACCACAAACGCATGGCGTAAGCCTCCGCCCGTGGCCGTCAGCAGCACGGGCACATCTTTCAGGGCATCGGGCTCGACGAGATCGAAGAGATGCTTGAACAGGCCCGCATAGGACCCTTTGAAGACGGGCGTTCCGACGATCAGGGCATCGGCGGTCTCGATGTCTCTCAGGATGCGCGCGGCCTCGGGAGACAGGTGCGCGCGCGAGGAGGCGCCGCCGAGACCGGCCCCGATTCCCGCCAGATCGTGAACGATGAAATCCAACGGCCTCGACCGCCCGACCTCGGCCCCGATGGCTTCGACGAGGGATCGTGTCTTGGAAGGCCGCCGAGAGCTTCCGGCGATGCCGACGATGCGAGGGCGCGCCATGGAGAACCCTTTCTGATGCGACGGGCAAGGCCTCGTTCCCGATCCGGGTGGAGTTGCTCCGCCTCCGATCTGCCCTGCCATGGAAGTCGCCCGAGGTTCCTCCGCCAAATCCGCTCTGTCAATTGGAATGTTCTTTAAAACGAACAGACAACAAGAATTTTCCCGTTCTTGAATGCGCTGGGGGATTTCGCCTCCCGCCCATGGCCGGTGCCCGTTCCCCTTCGTGATGTATCGAGCCCCTGGGACCAAAGCCGATGCACAGCCGTTGAGGAATGAGAACGGCAGGTGACAATTCACCGAAGGGTCTGTAAGGACAATCCTGTTTCACATTCAAAAAGAAACAAATAATATATTTTACATTAGAAAGATGCAAAATGGCTGCTCATGGAGCCCTCGAGCTGATCGGCAGAACTCCCCTCGTGGAGCTGACGAGTCTGGACACTGGCCCGTGCAAGCTCTTCCTCAAGCTTGAGAGCGCCAACCCGAGCGGCTCCATCAAGGACCGCCCTGCCCGCGCCATGATCGAGGCAGCGGAGGCCGACGGGCGCCTGAAGCCGGGCGGCACCATCATCGAGGCGACGGCCGGCAATACGGGCGTCGGGCTGGCCCTGGTCGGCGCCAGCAAGGGCTATCGCACCCTCCTGGTGGTGCCGGACAAGATGTCCCGCGAGAAGGTCCTGCATGCCAAGGCCCTGGGGGCCGAGGTCGTGATCACCCGCTCCGACGTCGGCAAGGGCCACCCGGACTACTACCAGGACCTCGCCCAGGCGATCACCAACAGGACGCCGGGCGCCGTCTACATCAACCAGTTCGAGAACCCGGCCAACCCGGCGGCCCACGAGGCGAGCACCGGGCCCGAGATCCTGGAAGGGATGGACGGCGACGTAGATGCCGTCGTGGTCGGAGTCGGCTCGGGCGGCACCCTGACAGGCATCGGGCGCTATCTCAGGAAGGTTTCGCCCAAGACCGTCATGGTGCTGGCCGATCCGGCCGGTTCGATCCTCGCCCCGCTCGTCGAGACGGGCCAGATGACCGAGGCCGGCTCCTGGGCGGTGGAAGGCATCGGCGAGGATTTCGTGCCGCCGAACTGTGACCTCTCCCTGGTCAAGAAAGCCTATTCGATCGGCGACAAGGAAAGCTTCTCCGCGGCGCGCGAGCTCCTGCGCCGGGAGGGCATCCTGGCAGGCTCCTCGTCCGGCACTCTTCTGGCGGCCGCCCTGCGCTATTGTCGCGAGCAGACCGAGCCGAAGCGGGTCGTGACCCTCGTCTGCGACACGGGCGCCAAGTACCTGTCGAAGGTGTTCAACGATGCCTTCATCGCGCAGGAGGGCTGGCTCGACCGCAAGACGACCGGCACCGCCCGCGACGTGGTGATCAATCCCTTCGGCGAGGGCGCGACCATCTTCGTCTCGCCGAACGAGACCCTGCGCTCGGCCTTCGCCCGTATGCGCTCCTCCGACGTCTCGCAGTTGCCTGTGATCGAGGACGGCCGCGTGGTCGGCCTCGTGGACGAGAGCGATATCCTCGATGCTCTCGTGGCCAACGAGGGCGTCCCTCAGGGCGTTTTCGACAAGCCGGTGCGCGACGTGATGGTGACGCGCCTTCGGACGATCTCCGCCGATGCTCCGGTCAAGGAGCTTCTGCCCCTCTTCGCCGCCGGCCTCGTGCCGGTGATCATGGACGGCGATTCCTTCGTCGGCCTCGCCACCCGCATCGATCTCATCAACTATTTCCGGATCCATTCATAATGACGACCCGCAACCAGCTCGATTTCGCCACCCGCTGCATCCATGCGGGCCAGTCGCCGGATCCCACAACGGGCGCCGTGATGATGCCGATCTACGCCACATCGACCTTCGCGCAGGAGAGCCCCGGCGTTCACAAGGGCTTCGAATACGCCCGCTCGCAGAACCCGACCCGCATGGCTTTCGAGCGCTGCATCGCGGATCTGGAAGGCGGCAACGCGGCCTTCGCCTTCTCGTCCGGTCTGGCGGCGAGCGCCACCGTGCTCGACATGCTGGACCACGGGTCCCACATCGTCGCTTCCGACGATCTCTACGGCGGCACGCGCCGGCTCTTCGAGCGCGTGCGCCGGAAGTCGGCCGGGCTCGACATCACCTATGTCGATCTCGGCAACCCCGACGCCGTGAAGGCGGCCTTGCGCCCCAACACCAAGCTCGTCTGGGTCGAGACGCCCACCAACCCGCTCCTGAAGCTCGCCGACCTCGAAGCGATCGCCGCAGCGACCCGCGGGCACGGCACCTGGCTCGTGGCCGACAACACCTTCGCCAGCCCATGGGTGCAGCGTCCGCTCGAATTCGGCTTCGACATCGTGGTGCATTCCACGACCAAATACCTCAACGGCCATTCCGACATGGTCGGCGGCGTGGTGATCGTCGGCCAGAACCAGGAGATCCGCGAGAAGATCGCCTTCCTGCAGAATGCAGTCGGTTCCGTGTCCGGTCCGTTCGACAGCTTCCTGGCGCTACGCGGCCTCAAGACCCTGTCCCTGCGCATGGAGCGGCACTGCAGTTCGGCGCTCAGGATCGCCCAGTTCCTCGAAGCTCACCCTGGCGTCGATGGCGTGATCTATCCGGGCCTCGCCTCGCATCCGCAGCATGAGCTGGCCAAGCGCCAGATGCGCGGCTTCGGCGGCATCATCACCGCCCGCATCGCGGGCGGCCTCGACGGCGCGACGCGCTTCCTGGAACGCTGCCAGCTCTTCACCCTGGCGGAGAGCCTCGGCGGCGTGGAAAGCCTGATCGAGCATCCCGCGATCATGACCCACGCTTCGGTGCCGGCGGAAGTCCGCGCCGAACTCGGCATCGACGACGGCCTCGTGCGCCTGTCCGTCGGCATCGAGGATGCGGACGACCTGATCGACGACCTGCGTTCCGCTTTGGCTTGAAGAAGGCTTATGCTCCTTGTCATCACCGGGCTTGTCCCGGTGATCTCGATCGGAAAAGTGCGCCGCCTCACAAAATCGGATGGCCGGGACAAGCCCGGCCATGACGTGGAACGTGTCATTCCCGGCCGGAGATGGCAAGGCCATCGGAGGGGAAGGGAATCCACGTTCAGGCGCGACGCCATGGATCCCCTTCCCTCGCCTTCGGCTCGCCGGGGAGAACAAACCCCCTCACGCCACCGGCGAGAAGCGGCCCACGAGCTGGTGCCGGTCGCCCGGATAGGTGATGCGCGCTTCGGTCACGAAGGCGCCTGCCTGCCAGGTCCGCCGCTCCAGCACGAGACAGGCCGTTCCCGACTGGATGCGCAGCCGCTTCGCCATGGTGGCATCTGCGTTGACGGCGCGCACGATGTGCTCCGCGTCGGTCCACGGCACGCGCCGCAGGAGCCATGTGCCCGGCGGATCGTCCTTGAACGGCTCCTCTCCGGCCTCCGGCACCGTGGCGAGGTTGATCAGGCGCTGCTCGAAGGCCTGGGGCACGTCGTCCATGACGTGAAGCGTCGAAAGGCAGAGCATCTTCGTGCCCACAGGCAGGCCGATCCGTTGCGCGGCGGCCGCGTCGATCGGTTCGACGGCGCGATGCAGGATCTTGAAATGATAGTCCACGCCTGCGCGGACCGCCTCGAGGGCGAAATCCTGGATCTGCAGCACGGCCTGCTGGTTGCTCGGCTCGGCCACCACTGTCCCCGCACGGCGGCGTCGCGTGATCAGGCCGTTCGCCGCGAGCGTGGACAGCACCTTGTTTACCGTCATGCGCGAGCAGCCGTATTCGGTCATCAGCTCGTGCTCGAAGGGAATGCGGTGGCCCGGAGGCCACTCGCCCGACATGATCTTGGCCTCGATATCGTCGCGGATGCGCTGATGCAGATGTTTCATGCCGGACGACATTTCTTTCAGGACAGGATGCGCGCCATGGCGCGCGAATAGCGGGCGCGGATCGCCTCGCGGTTGACATGCCGGCCATTCCTTACCACGGCCTCGCCCGCCACAAATACCGTATCGATGACGGCCTTGCCCGCGACGAACACGTAAGAATCGACCCACCGGTCGCCCGAGACGGCGGCGAGGTCCGGATGCGCGGCATCGAGCACCACGAGATCGGCGCGATGCCCGGCTGCGATGGCCCCGATGCGGCGGCCGAGCGCCTGCGCGCCGCCCGCTAGCGCCCTGTCATACAGGCTGCGTCCCGTCGATTGGCCCTCGTGCTCGGCCAGGACGTTGCGGGCGCGATGCTTGAGACGCTGGCTGTACTCGAATTGCTTGAGTTCCGCGGGCGCGGAAATCTCGATGTTGGAATCGGACCCCACGCCGAAGCGGCCGCCCCGTGAGAGGTAATCGGCCCCCTCGAAGATCCCGTCGCCGAGATTGGCCTCCGTGATCGGGCAGAGACCCGCCACCGCGTGGCTCGACGCGATGCCTTCGACCTCTTGCGCATCGAGATGGGTCGCATGGATCAGACACCAGCGGCGATCCACGGGCGCATGATCGAGCAGCCAGGCGACCGGACGCTGACCGGACCAGGCAAGGCAATCCTCGACCTCCTTCACCTGCTCGGCGATATGGATGTGGACCGGCGCCTCGCCTGCCGGTGCAATCACCTCGCGAAGGCTTTCGGGCGTGACGGCGCGCAGGCTGTGCGGCGCGATCCCCACGACCGCATCGTCCAAACCGACCACGGCCTTTCGCGCCCCGTCGAGAAGACGCGCATAGCTCTCGACATCGTTGACGAAGCGCCGCTGCCCTTCCGTAGGCGCTGCGCCGCCGAAGCCGCCCTGCGCGTAGAAGACCGGCAGGAGCGTCAGACCCATGCCGGTTTCACGGGCGGCAGCCGCGATCCGACCGGAGAGTTCCGCGATGTCAGCGTAAGGGCGGCCATCGGCATCGTGATGGAGGTAGTGGAACTCGGCGAGCGCCGTGAAGCCGCCTTCCAGCATCTCCATCATGGCGAAGGCCGCGATGGCCTCCACGTCGTCGGGCGTCAGCGAGCCGAGGAAGCGGTACATCACCTGCCGCCAGGTCCAGAAGCTGTCGCCGACCGGACCGCGGGTTTCGGCCAGTCCCGCCATGCCGCGCTGGAAGGTGTGGCTGTGCAGGTTCGGCAAGCCGGGAAGCGCGATCCCAGCGACGCGCTCGCGCCCCTCGGAGGCGGAGTTCGGGTGGACGGCGGCGATCGTCCCGCCCTCGATGTCGATCCCGACATGCTCCGCCCAGCCGTCCGGCAGGAGGGCGTGATCGAGAATGAGCCTGCGCATGCTGACACCTTCATCGTTGCTGGCCCGGGACGAAAGCCGCCAAAAAGCCATGCCGGCGCCGGACCATCGAAACCTGTCGAATACGTCTAGACAATACCGATCTTTCGCGATTATGTATAGACATTATCGCAACCTATCCGGAGCAGGAACATGCGCTTCGATCGGGTCTGGTTCAACGCTCGCCTTGCAACGCTCAGGGGCGACGGTCTCGGGATCGTCGAGAGCGGAGCCGTCGCCTCCAAGGATGGCCGGATTGCCTTCGTGGGACCGGAAAAGGATCTCCCGAACGGCTGGGACGCGGCCGAGCGAATCGACTGCCAAAACCGCTGGATCACTCCTGGCCTCGTGGATTGCCACACTCATCTCGTCTATGGCGGCGACCGGGCGCATGAATTCGAGCTGCGGCTCAACGGCGCCAGCTACGAGGAGATCGCCCGCGCGGGCGGCGGCATCGTGTCCACCGTGAAGGCGACGCGCGCGGCGAGCGCGGACGAGCTCGTGGCGAGCGCCCTGCCCCGCCTCGACCATCTGATTGCCGAGGGCTGCACCACTGTCGAGATCAAGTCCGGCTACGGCCTCGATCTGGAGACCGAGGCCCGGTCATTAAGGGCGGCGCGCCGCCTCGCCGGGGAACGCCCCGTCTCCGTCGTCACCACGTTCCTCGGCGCCCATGCCCTGCCGCCGGAGGCGAACGGCGACAAGGACGCCTTCATCGACACGATCTGCCGCGAGATGCTGCCGGCTCTCGCCCGCGAAGGATTGGCCGATGCGGTCGATGCCTTCTGCGAGGGCATCGCCTTCTCGCCCGAACAGACTGCCCGCGTGTTCGACGCCGCCAGGGCGCATGGCCTGAGGGTCAAGCTCCACGCCGACCAGCTCTCCAACCTGCACGGCGCGAAGCTCGCCGCCGATCACGGCGCGCTCTCCGCCGACCATCTGGAATACACGGACGAGGAAGGCGCCGCCGCGATGGCGAAGGCCGGCACGGTCGCCGTGCTCCTGCCGGGCGCCTTCTACATGCTGCGCGAGACGAAGCTGCCGCCGGTCGCCGCCTTCCGCCAGCACGGCACGCATATGGCGCTGGCGACCGACTGCAATCCCGGCACCTCGCCGCTCACATCGCTCCTGCTCACCATGAACATGGGCGCGACCCTGTTCCGCATGACCGTCGAGGAATGCATCGCGGGCGTCACGCGCGAGGCCGCGCGTGCGCTGGGCCGCCTCGACGAGATCGGCACTCTGGAGATCGGCAAGTCGTGCGATCTCGCGATCTGGACCATCGAGCGCCCGGCGGAGCTCGTCTACCGCATCGGCTTCAACCCGCTTCACGCCCGCATCTGGAGGGGACAGTGACCAAAAACGTATTGCTTCATCCCGGCTCCGTCGCGCTCGCCGACTGGCAACGCGTCTATTTCGGAGCGCAGGTGACGCTCGATCAGGATTGCCGCTCCGCCATCGAGGCGGGCGCCAGGACCATCGACGCCATCGTGGCCAAGGGCGAGCCGGTCTACGGCATCAATACCGGCTTCGGAAAGCTCGCGAGCGTGCGCATCGGCGCGGGCGACCTCGCGACGCTCCAGCGCAACATCGTGCTCTCGCATGCGGCCGGCGTCGGCGATCCGCTGCCGGTTGCGGTGGTGCGGCTCGTCATGGCGCTCAAGCTCGCGAGCCTTGCCCAAGGCGCGTCGGGCGTGCGCTGGTCCACCATCGAGCACCTGACGGCCTGCCTGAAGGCGGACCTCGTCCCCGTCATTCCGGGACAGGGGTCCGTCGGCGCATCGGGCGATCTCGCGCCCCTCGCCCACATGACGGCGGCCCTCATGGGCGTCGGGGAGTTCTTCGTCGACGGACACCGCGTGCCAGCGGAAGCGGCGCTCGCGCAGGCGGGCCTCGCACCGCTCTCGCTCGGCCCGAAGGAAGGACTCGCGCTTCTCAACGGCACGCAGGTTTCGACGGCGCTCGCCCTGGCGGGACTGTTCGAGGCAGAGCGCGTGTTCCAGGCAGCCCTCGTCACGGGCGCGCTCGCCACCGACGCCGCCAAGGGGTCGGACGGCCCCTTCGACGAGCGCATCCAGAAGCTGCGGCGCCATCGCGGTCAGATCGAGGTGGCCGCTACCTTGCGCGCCCTGATGCAGGG
This region of Microvirga mediterraneensis genomic DNA includes:
- a CDS encoding cystathionine gamma-synthase, encoding MTTRNQLDFATRCIHAGQSPDPTTGAVMMPIYATSTFAQESPGVHKGFEYARSQNPTRMAFERCIADLEGGNAAFAFSSGLAASATVLDMLDHGSHIVASDDLYGGTRRLFERVRRKSAGLDITYVDLGNPDAVKAALRPNTKLVWVETPTNPLLKLADLEAIAAATRGHGTWLVADNTFASPWVQRPLEFGFDIVVHSTTKYLNGHSDMVGGVVIVGQNQEIREKIAFLQNAVGSVSGPFDSFLALRGLKTLSLRMERHCSSALRIAQFLEAHPGVDGVIYPGLASHPQHELAKRQMRGFGGIITARIAGGLDGATRFLERCQLFTLAESLGGVESLIEHPAIMTHASVPAEVRAELGIDDGLVRLSVGIEDADDLIDDLRSALA
- the hutC gene encoding histidine utilization repressor produces the protein MKHLHQRIRDDIEAKIMSGEWPPGHRIPFEHELMTEYGCSRMTVNKVLSTLAANGLITRRRRAGTVVAEPSNQQAVLQIQDFALEAVRAGVDYHFKILHRAVEPIDAAAAQRIGLPVGTKMLCLSTLHVMDDVPQAFEQRLINLATVPEAGEEPFKDDPPGTWLLRRVPWTDAEHIVRAVNADATMAKRLRIQSGTACLVLERRTWQAGAFVTEARITYPGDRHQLVGRFSPVA
- a CDS encoding pyridoxal-phosphate dependent enzyme: MAAHGALELIGRTPLVELTSLDTGPCKLFLKLESANPSGSIKDRPARAMIEAAEADGRLKPGGTIIEATAGNTGVGLALVGASKGYRTLLVVPDKMSREKVLHAKALGAEVVITRSDVGKGHPDYYQDLAQAITNRTPGAVYINQFENPANPAAHEASTGPEILEGMDGDVDAVVVGVGSGGTLTGIGRYLRKVSPKTVMVLADPAGSILAPLVETGQMTEAGSWAVEGIGEDFVPPNCDLSLVKKAYSIGDKESFSAARELLRREGILAGSSSGTLLAAALRYCREQTEPKRVVTLVCDTGAKYLSKVFNDAFIAQEGWLDRKTTGTARDVVINPFGEGATIFVSPNETLRSAFARMRSSDVSQLPVIEDGRVVGLVDESDILDALVANEGVPQGVFDKPVRDVMVTRLRTISADAPVKELLPLFAAGLVPVIMDGDSFVGLATRIDLINYFRIHS
- a CDS encoding LolA family protein, which codes for MLHLSSRCILGLAFALACLTPAAAQQASDPLTRFLDGVFKKPAASVESAPQQAAPPVAPQAAPQAPAAPRAQAQPQARPQPAPKPKATAQKPQPQRAAKPQPQAAPQTVAKPEPQPAPAAAKVEAKPVAPEPQKSAPETPVQASAEPPKPAAPPPAKVAEPPKPARTTPAQPVAPAPTSVAAPSSSPTPTSPPGPRTPEEALDRINAYFNSIDVMSAYFVQKNPNGQQAEGTLSMRRPGQFHFAYSPPSTLEVISDGRNVAIRDKKLGTNDVYPVSQTPLKFLVQDNIDLSRDTKVRDVQVGRDGMVTVRFDDSATLGGTSKITLRFDSRANALKQWTIIDAQGYETSVTLSGLNATYRRDARAGQ
- the msuE gene encoding FMN reductase; the protein is MARPRIVGIAGSSRRPSKTRSLVEAIGAEVGRSRPLDFIVHDLAGIGAGLGGASSRAHLSPEAARILRDIETADALIVGTPVFKGSYAGLFKHLFDLVEPDALKDVPVLLTATGGGLRHAFVVEHYLRPLFGFFEALTIPTAVYASESNFIDGTLVDAAVRERASKAAAQLSDVLGQRIEQARDHEPARFAAVR
- a CDS encoding DoxX family protein, translated to MGEGRGAGINGILLLNRLLLAGCFLPVAIGRLSNISGLAATLTLKGMPYGDVVATMIVLAEVFGPLALIFGFAPRLSASVLIAALVVTTGTMHRFWDYGGLNRQAEQAIFLSHLGVLAGLLFYGLMGPGAWSWQGWWRGLNAKAKPAKGKKKQPSACGRPSPGLRRPPHGGRGRAGGCRLRVRDGRPLWTRLGFACKAPAFIQPLIQAIKHCCAVLLRTTIDDFSG
- the galE gene encoding UDP-glucose 4-epimerase GalE, which translates into the protein MNVLVTGGAGYIGGHMVLALLDAGHNPIVFDNLSTGFRWSVPEGVPLVVGDVGDFELVLRTLQQHRIDAIAHFAAKLIVPESVSDPLGYYLNNTVKSRALMAAAVAAGVKKFVFSSTAAVYGDTSDKPIDENAPLGPLSPYGSSKQLTEIMLRDVAAAHGMRYVALRYFNVAGADPLMRHGQSTANATHLIKVAVQTALGMRSHMEVYGTDYPTPDGTCIRDYIHVSDLIAAHMQALNHLDQGGESLVMNCGYGHGYSVSEVIETVRKVSGKPVEARIGPRRAGDPASIVADPTRIRSKLGWEPRHDDLATIVDHSLRWESMLRERNLKL
- a CDS encoding phosphoribosylaminoimidazolesuccinocarboxamide synthase — its product is MVDKAALGAYAGYVLEEATIPELPNHYRGKVRDNYDLPDGRRIIIASDRISAFDRNLAAIPLKGQVLTQTAKFWFEATAAICPNHVIEYPDPNVLVGRRLTILPVEIVVRDYLAGTTGTSILSLYKTGQREMYGIRLLDGMRDNEKLPQTIITPTTKAFDGGHDEPLTAQEIVERGLLSAEQWQTVSDYALALFAKGREMARERGLILVDTKYEFGIDEAGRIMIADEIHTPDSSRYWFLDSYQSRFEAGERPESFDKDFIRTWVVARCDPYKDEIPEIPQDVVLETSRVYIDAFERITGQTFALPPRDVPVLERVRKNLKAYF
- a CDS encoding formimidoylglutamate deiminase, with product MRRLILDHALLPDGWAEHVGIDIEGGTIAAVHPNSASEGRERVAGIALPGLPNLHSHTFQRGMAGLAETRGPVGDSFWTWRQVMYRFLGSLTPDDVEAIAAFAMMEMLEGGFTALAEFHYLHHDADGRPYADIAELSGRIAAAARETGMGLTLLPVFYAQGGFGGAAPTEGQRRFVNDVESYARLLDGARKAVVGLDDAVVGIAPHSLRAVTPESLREVIAPAGEAPVHIHIAEQVKEVEDCLAWSGQRPVAWLLDHAPVDRRWCLIHATHLDAQEVEGIASSHAVAGLCPITEANLGDGIFEGADYLSRGGRFGVGSDSNIEISAPAELKQFEYSQRLKHRARNVLAEHEGQSTGRSLYDRALAGGAQALGRRIGAIAAGHRADLVVLDAAHPDLAAVSGDRWVDSYVFVAGKAVIDTVFVAGEAVVRNGRHVNREAIRARYSRAMARILS